One genomic segment of Protaetiibacter intestinalis includes these proteins:
- a CDS encoding cold-shock protein — MPTGKVKFYDEEKGFGFVSSDDGQEVFLHASALPAGAVVRAGTRLEFGIADGRKGAQALSVRVLDTPPSLTKINRRSADDMAIVVEDLVKLLDGIGAGLRRGRYPERAHGAKIAAVLRKVADDLDA, encoded by the coding sequence ATGCCGACCGGCAAGGTGAAGTTCTACGACGAGGAGAAGGGCTTCGGCTTCGTCTCCTCCGACGACGGCCAGGAGGTCTTCCTGCACGCGTCGGCCCTGCCTGCAGGCGCGGTGGTGCGCGCCGGCACCCGGCTCGAGTTCGGCATCGCCGACGGACGCAAGGGCGCCCAGGCGCTCTCGGTGCGCGTGCTCGACACCCCGCCGAGCCTCACCAAGATCAACCGCCGCTCGGCGGACGACATGGCGATCGTGGTCGAGGACCTCGTGAAGCTGCTCGACGGCATCGGCGCGGGACTGCGCCGCGGCCGCTACCCCGAGCGCGCGCACGGGGCGAAGATCGCCGCCGTGCTGCGCAAGGTCGCCGACGACCTGGATGCCTGA
- a CDS encoding C40 family peptidase, whose product MARHTQPVPAARTPRRHPLRSVAIVALVVPGLFATVALPAYAYNPSNEAAAPIEARAQLIEQNAQTVAVAEADVAVDARDGYSTTSAAELRRAAQRAALRSYSGPTVRDYLANPPYPSFNLDQVVQVALQYQGIPYVYGGSTPAGFDCSGFTMFIYAQFGIALPHSSSAQGRGSGGGHLIARADALPGDLVVMDGGGHVGIYMGGNTMVHSPKPGRTVEVHNIWDSNAWFVRYGI is encoded by the coding sequence ATGGCCCGGCACACCCAGCCGGTCCCCGCAGCCCGAACCCCGCGACGCCACCCGCTCCGCAGCGTCGCGATCGTGGCCCTCGTCGTACCGGGACTGTTCGCCACCGTGGCCCTTCCTGCCTACGCGTACAACCCGTCGAACGAGGCGGCCGCCCCCATCGAGGCCCGCGCGCAGCTCATCGAGCAGAACGCCCAGACCGTCGCGGTCGCCGAGGCCGACGTCGCCGTCGACGCACGCGACGGCTACTCCACCACCTCCGCCGCCGAGCTGCGCCGTGCCGCGCAGCGTGCCGCGCTGCGCTCCTACTCCGGCCCGACCGTGCGCGACTACCTCGCGAACCCGCCGTACCCGAGCTTCAACCTCGACCAGGTCGTGCAGGTGGCGCTCCAGTACCAGGGCATCCCCTACGTCTACGGCGGCTCGACGCCCGCCGGCTTCGACTGCTCCGGCTTCACGATGTTCATCTACGCGCAGTTCGGCATCGCCCTGCCGCACTCCTCGAGCGCGCAGGGCCGCGGCTCGGGCGGCGGTCACCTGATCGCCCGCGCGGACGCCCTGCCGGGCGACCTGGTCGTCATGGACGGCGGCGGTCACGTGGGCATCTACATGGGCGGGAACACGATGGTGCACTCGCCGAAGCCCGGCCGCACCGTCGAGGTGCACAACATCTGGGACTCCAACGCCTGGTTCGTCCGCTACGGGATCTGA
- a CDS encoding DUF3027 domain-containing protein, which yields MPELPVSAEERARIAREALAEITPASTVGELVSQTDEGEGVTTVEFAATMSGYPGWHWTVSVVELPDEAPTVLEAELLPGDGALLAPDWVPWSERLEEYRAAQAAAAAEAGEELDESDEDDDEDELDDDELDDDESDDAEFHDDFGDDPDDGIDFEHDEHDASAVPVDDSVAGAPAQVDVDEDDEAEADADEAGPQPPDAAGVDERSDEEE from the coding sequence ATGCCTGAGCTGCCCGTGTCCGCCGAGGAGCGCGCGCGGATCGCCCGGGAGGCGCTCGCCGAGATCACCCCCGCGTCGACCGTCGGCGAACTCGTCTCGCAGACCGACGAGGGCGAGGGCGTGACGACGGTCGAGTTCGCGGCCACGATGTCCGGCTACCCGGGCTGGCACTGGACGGTGAGCGTCGTCGAGCTGCCGGACGAGGCGCCGACGGTGCTCGAGGCCGAGCTGCTGCCGGGCGACGGCGCGCTGCTCGCGCCCGACTGGGTGCCGTGGTCCGAGCGCCTCGAGGAGTACCGCGCGGCGCAGGCCGCGGCCGCCGCGGAGGCGGGGGAGGAGCTCGACGAGTCCGACGAGGACGACGACGAGGATGAGCTCGACGACGACGAACTCGACGACGACGAGTCCGACGACGCGGAGTTCCACGACGACTTCGGCGACGACCCCGACGACGGCATCGACTTCGAGCACGACGAGCACGACGCATCCGCCGTGCCGGTCGACGACTCAGTCGCGGGGGCGCCGGCGCAGGTGGATGTAGACGAGGACGACGAGGCCGAGGCCGATGCCGACGAGGCAGGTCCACAGCCACCAGACGCGGCCGGAGTCGACGAGCGCTCCGACGAAGAGGAGTAG
- a CDS encoding helicase-associated domain-containing protein — protein sequence MSGSSSALALAAWLRALDDDALTALLHARPVRESGIRDRFDLAEALLEPASIQAVLAHLDRPTLAVLAAAGELSAGGGTPDAAAVAARLGVPASAVASPVDVLVRAALVDDTDGGVAPWGPVTDALTGWPQLGLPSVAELLEDDRPAALEPVAAADLAPVDRGAADRAFAAVTAVGELVDTLEREPARRLQRGGIALPDWRRMLSAASASADDELHALLDLAAGADLVQVDAGAWRATDEGLRWRGLPRVERWAALAEGWLAAVPPELREHFRRRARARWGDGLRDYLAWLYPAGDDWLPERLRAASRSAEQLGIVGDGVPSTPGAALLGEGADAAAAAVARLFPDDVRQVYIQHDLSVIAPGPLASDVDRRLRQFADVESVGVASSFRITAASVTRALTTGLTVEQLRGALSEVSLTGIPQPLEYLLTETAGRFGSLRVGALDGAIGTVEAGAHAYVRGDDPALVGQLAIDQALTTIGLRRVGEHRAVSRFDAETVYWSLVDARYPAVFEDAAGVIRAVARSTPVSAAASHPPDTAAILVARLRDADVEQPAEAGAAWNARQLELAIKAKLTVTVTVRMPDGTEVPYVLEPAALAGGRLRARDRRADIERTLPLSHIVAVAAAPSAG from the coding sequence GTGAGCGGTAGCAGCTCCGCCCTCGCGCTCGCGGCATGGCTGCGGGCGCTCGACGACGACGCCCTGACGGCGCTGCTGCACGCGCGGCCGGTGCGCGAGTCCGGCATCCGCGACCGCTTCGACCTCGCCGAGGCGCTGCTCGAGCCCGCCTCCATCCAGGCGGTGCTGGCGCACCTCGACCGCCCGACCCTCGCGGTGCTCGCGGCGGCGGGCGAGCTCTCCGCCGGAGGGGGCACCCCGGATGCGGCGGCGGTCGCCGCCCGGCTCGGCGTTCCGGCATCCGCGGTCGCCTCCCCCGTCGACGTGCTCGTGCGGGCGGCACTCGTCGACGACACGGACGGCGGGGTCGCGCCCTGGGGCCCCGTGACCGACGCGCTCACCGGCTGGCCGCAGCTCGGGCTCCCCTCGGTCGCCGAGCTGCTCGAGGACGACCGGCCCGCGGCGCTCGAGCCGGTCGCGGCGGCCGACCTCGCCCCCGTCGACCGGGGTGCCGCCGACCGCGCCTTCGCGGCCGTCACCGCCGTCGGCGAGCTCGTCGACACCCTCGAGCGCGAACCGGCCCGGCGGTTGCAGCGCGGCGGCATCGCCCTGCCCGACTGGCGGCGGATGCTGTCGGCCGCCTCCGCCTCCGCCGACGACGAGCTGCACGCGCTGCTCGACCTCGCCGCGGGCGCGGACCTCGTGCAGGTCGACGCGGGCGCCTGGCGGGCCACCGACGAGGGCCTGCGCTGGCGGGGGCTGCCGCGCGTCGAACGCTGGGCGGCGCTCGCCGAGGGCTGGCTCGCCGCGGTGCCGCCCGAGCTGCGCGAGCACTTCCGCCGGCGGGCGCGCGCCCGCTGGGGCGACGGGCTGCGCGACTACCTCGCCTGGCTGTACCCGGCCGGCGACGACTGGCTGCCGGAGCGGCTGCGGGCCGCATCCCGCTCGGCCGAGCAGCTCGGCATCGTGGGCGACGGCGTGCCGTCGACACCCGGAGCGGCGCTGCTCGGCGAGGGGGCGGATGCCGCGGCCGCGGCGGTCGCCCGGCTGTTCCCCGACGACGTGCGCCAGGTGTACATCCAGCACGACCTGTCGGTCATCGCGCCCGGCCCGCTCGCCTCCGACGTCGACCGACGCCTGCGGCAGTTCGCCGACGTCGAGTCGGTGGGGGTCGCGTCGAGCTTCCGCATCACGGCCGCCTCGGTGACGCGCGCCCTCACGACGGGCCTCACCGTCGAACAGCTGCGCGGCGCGCTCTCCGAGGTGTCGCTCACCGGCATCCCGCAGCCGCTCGAGTACCTGCTCACCGAGACCGCCGGACGCTTCGGCAGTCTGCGGGTGGGCGCGCTCGACGGCGCCATCGGCACCGTGGAGGCGGGGGCGCACGCCTACGTGCGCGGCGACGACCCGGCGCTCGTGGGCCAGCTCGCGATCGACCAGGCGCTCACCACGATCGGGCTGCGTCGGGTCGGCGAGCACCGGGCGGTGAGCCGCTTCGACGCGGAGACGGTGTACTGGTCGCTCGTCGACGCGCGCTACCCGGCCGTCTTCGAGGATGCCGCGGGCGTCATCCGGGCCGTCGCGCGCTCGACCCCCGTGTCGGCCGCCGCCTCGCACCCGCCCGACACGGCCGCGATCCTCGTGGCGCGGTTGCGCGACGCGGACGTCGAGCAGCCCGCCGAGGCGGGCGCCGCCTGGAACGCGCGCCAGCTCGAACTCGCCATCAAGGCGAAGCTCACCGTGACCGTCACCGTGCGGATGCCGGACGGCACCGAGGTGCCCTACGTGCTCGAGCCGGCCGCCCTCGCGGGCGGGCGGCTTCGGGCGCGCGACCGTCGCGCCGACATCGAGCGCACCCTCCCCCTCTCGCACATCGTCGCGGTCGCCGCCGCCCCCTCCGCGGGTTGA
- a CDS encoding HNH endonuclease, translating to MRTTLVLNAGYEPLAIVSFKRALVLVLSGKAVVVACDDDHPVRAASGEWDRPSVILLSRYVRVPSGRAVPVSRRGVLRRDDQRCAYCGVHASTIDHVVPRSRGGADSWENLVACCLRCNNVKGDRTPQEMGWTLRFAPRPPHGTAWLVRGAERAQPQWEEFLAPAA from the coding sequence TTGCGCACCACCCTCGTTCTCAATGCCGGTTACGAACCGCTCGCCATCGTGTCGTTCAAGAGAGCCCTCGTGCTCGTGCTGTCGGGGAAGGCGGTCGTGGTCGCGTGCGACGACGACCACCCCGTGCGCGCCGCGTCGGGGGAGTGGGATCGCCCGTCGGTGATCCTGCTGAGCCGCTACGTGCGGGTGCCGAGCGGCCGCGCCGTGCCGGTGTCGCGCCGCGGTGTGCTGCGTCGCGACGATCAGCGCTGCGCGTACTGCGGGGTGCATGCGTCGACGATCGACCATGTCGTGCCGCGGTCGCGCGGGGGCGCCGACAGCTGGGAGAACCTGGTGGCGTGCTGCCTTCGCTGCAACAACGTGAAGGGCGACCGCACCCCGCAGGAGATGGGGTGGACGCTGCGGTTCGCGCCGCGTCCGCCGCACGGCACGGCCTGGCTGGTGCGGGGCGCCGAGCGCGCGCAGCCGCAGTGGGAGGAGTTCCTCGCGCCGGCGGCGTGA
- a CDS encoding metal-dependent transcriptional regulator: MTDLVDTTEMYLRTILDLEEEGIVPLRARISERLGHSGPTVSQTIGRMERDGLVVVEGDRHLALTVEGRSRAMHVMRKHRLAERLLSDVIGLDWAYVHDEACRWEHVMSEQVERRLLELLDHPTESPYGNPIPGLDELGDEPAGRFLDGVENLVTRVAATPGESSGVIRRLGEPVQFEPELLAQLLEAGVVPGATATVSAAGSYVLVQVEGFGDGLELPTEVASHIYLQV; encoded by the coding sequence ATGACCGATCTCGTCGACACGACGGAGATGTACCTTCGGACCATCCTCGACCTCGAGGAGGAGGGGATCGTGCCGCTGCGCGCGCGCATCTCCGAGCGCCTCGGGCACTCGGGTCCTACCGTTTCGCAGACGATCGGCCGCATGGAGCGCGACGGCCTCGTGGTGGTCGAGGGCGACCGTCACCTCGCGCTCACGGTCGAGGGGCGCAGCCGGGCGATGCACGTCATGCGCAAGCACCGCCTCGCGGAGCGGCTGCTGTCGGATGTCATCGGGCTCGACTGGGCCTACGTGCACGACGAGGCATGCCGCTGGGAGCACGTGATGAGCGAGCAGGTGGAGCGTCGGCTGCTCGAGTTGCTCGACCACCCGACCGAGTCGCCGTACGGCAACCCGATCCCGGGGCTCGACGAGCTCGGCGACGAGCCCGCCGGCCGCTTCCTCGACGGGGTGGAGAACCTCGTGACGCGCGTCGCGGCGACCCCCGGCGAGTCGAGCGGCGTCATCCGCCGGCTCGGCGAGCCCGTGCAGTTCGAGCCGGAGCTGCTCGCGCAGCTGCTCGAGGCGGGCGTCGTGCCGGGTGCGACGGCCACCGTGTCGGCGGCGGGCAGCTACGTGCTCGTGCAGGTGGAGGGCTTCGGCGACGGCCTCGAGCTGCCGACCGAGGTCGCCTCGCACATCTACCTGCAGGTCTGA
- a CDS encoding ABC transporter ATP-binding protein, with translation MIQATHLTKRYGAKTAVDDVTFTVRPGLVTGFLGPNGAGKSTTMRMIVGLDRPTEGSVTVDGVRYAELKAPLREVGVLLDAKAVHPGRSARGHLRALAATHSIPNRRVDEVIGLTGLDAVAGKRVKGFSLGMGQRLGIAAALLGDPATLILDEPVNGLDPEGVIWVRKLARHLAAEGRTVFLSSHLMSEMAQTADHIIVLGRGRVIADAPVAEIVAGARGEGAVRVRTPHAERLTPAVTAEGASVTPDGDALVVTGLRSERIGELAAHAGVVLYELTPVAGSLEDAYLALTQDEVEYHAGGEAA, from the coding sequence ATGATCCAAGCCACCCACCTGACCAAGCGCTACGGCGCCAAGACCGCCGTCGACGACGTCACCTTCACCGTGAGGCCCGGCCTCGTCACCGGCTTCCTCGGCCCGAACGGCGCCGGCAAGTCCACCACGATGCGCATGATCGTGGGGCTCGACCGTCCCACCGAGGGCAGTGTCACCGTCGACGGCGTCCGCTACGCGGAGCTGAAGGCGCCCCTGCGCGAGGTCGGGGTGCTGCTCGACGCGAAGGCCGTGCACCCCGGGCGCAGCGCCCGCGGGCACCTGCGCGCCCTCGCCGCGACGCACAGCATCCCGAACCGCCGCGTCGACGAGGTGATCGGCCTGACCGGTCTGGATGCCGTCGCCGGCAAGCGCGTGAAGGGTTTCTCGCTCGGCATGGGTCAGCGGCTCGGCATCGCCGCGGCGCTGCTCGGCGACCCGGCCACGCTCATCCTCGACGAGCCGGTCAACGGCCTCGACCCGGAGGGCGTGATCTGGGTGCGCAAGCTGGCCCGGCATCTGGCCGCCGAGGGCCGGACGGTGTTCCTCTCCTCGCACCTGATGAGCGAGATGGCGCAGACCGCCGACCACATCATCGTGCTCGGCCGGGGCCGCGTCATCGCGGATGCCCCGGTTGCCGAGATCGTCGCGGGGGCGCGGGGCGAGGGTGCGGTGCGCGTGCGCACCCCGCACGCCGAGCGACTGACCCCCGCCGTCACGGCGGAGGGCGCGAGCGTCACCCCGGACGGCGACGCGCTGGTCGTCACCGGCCTGCGCTCGGAGCGCATCGGCGAGCTCGCCGCGCACGCGGGCGTCGTGCTGTACGAGCTGACCCCGGTCGCCGGGTCGCTCGAGGACGCCTACCTCGCCCTCAC
- a CDS encoding DNA repair helicase XPB, with product MNGPLIVQSDRTVLLEVAHPEAEEARHELAIFAELERAPEHVHTYRITRLGLWNARAAGHTAEQMLATLERYAKFPVPQTVAVDIQETVGRYGRLVIARDDAGELVIRGSDAAVLAEITRNSKVGPFLGIRRTSTEWTLQPWARGQVKQELLKIGWPAEDEAGYTPGTPHDIDLVEDGWTLRPYQQQAVDNFFQGGSGVVVLPCGAGKTLVGAGAMAAADTNTLILVTNTVSARQWRAELLKRTTLTEDEIGEYSGQSKEIKPVTIATYQILTAKRKGEYAHLALLDALDWGLIVYDEVHLLPAPVFKLTAELQARRRLGLTATLVREDGRESDVFSLIGPKRFDAPWKEIEAQGFISPASCFEVRIDLPQSERLEYAASADDERYRLAATAPAKLQVVKDLVAKHAGERILVIGQYLDQIEELAEALGAPQLTGSTPVPERERLYQEFRDGTTKVLVVSKVANFSVDLPEATVAIQVSGSFGSRQEEAQRLGRLLRPKESGLPANFYTLVARDTVDQDFAQNRQRFLAEQGYSYTILDAHELAA from the coding sequence ATGAACGGACCGCTGATCGTGCAGAGCGACCGCACGGTGCTGCTCGAGGTGGCGCACCCGGAGGCGGAGGAGGCGCGGCACGAGCTGGCGATCTTCGCGGAGCTGGAGCGAGCCCCCGAGCACGTGCACACCTACCGCATCACACGCCTGGGCCTCTGGAACGCGCGCGCCGCCGGTCACACCGCCGAGCAGATGCTCGCGACGCTCGAGCGCTACGCGAAGTTCCCGGTGCCGCAGACGGTCGCGGTCGACATCCAGGAGACGGTGGGCCGTTACGGCCGTCTCGTGATCGCCCGCGACGACGCGGGTGAGCTCGTCATCCGCGGTTCGGATGCCGCGGTGCTGGCCGAGATCACCCGCAACTCGAAGGTGGGCCCGTTCCTCGGCATCCGCCGCACGAGCACCGAGTGGACGCTGCAGCCGTGGGCGCGCGGCCAGGTGAAGCAGGAGCTGCTGAAGATCGGCTGGCCCGCCGAGGACGAGGCCGGCTACACCCCCGGCACCCCGCACGACATCGACCTCGTCGAGGACGGCTGGACCCTGCGCCCCTACCAGCAGCAGGCGGTCGACAACTTCTTCCAGGGCGGTTCCGGGGTCGTGGTGCTGCCGTGCGGCGCCGGCAAGACGCTCGTCGGCGCGGGCGCGATGGCGGCCGCCGACACCAACACCCTCATCCTCGTCACCAACACCGTGTCGGCACGTCAGTGGCGGGCCGAGCTGCTGAAGCGCACGACCCTCACCGAGGACGAGATCGGCGAGTACTCCGGGCAGTCGAAGGAGATCAAGCCGGTCACGATCGCGACCTACCAGATCCTCACGGCGAAGCGGAAGGGCGAGTACGCCCACCTGGCGCTCCTCGACGCGCTCGACTGGGGGCTCATCGTCTACGACGAGGTGCACCTGCTGCCGGCGCCCGTGTTCAAGCTGACCGCCGAACTGCAGGCCCGCCGCCGCCTCGGCCTCACCGCGACGCTCGTGCGCGAGGACGGCCGCGAGTCCGACGTGTTCAGCCTCATCGGGCCGAAGCGCTTCGACGCGCCGTGGAAGGAGATCGAGGCGCAGGGCTTCATCTCCCCGGCATCCTGCTTCGAGGTGCGGATCGACCTGCCGCAGTCGGAGCGTCTGGAGTACGCCGCGAGCGCCGACGACGAGCGCTACCGCCTGGCCGCGACCGCCCCCGCGAAGCTGCAGGTCGTGAAGGATCTCGTGGCGAAGCACGCGGGCGAGCGCATCCTCGTGATCGGCCAGTACCTCGACCAGATCGAGGAGCTCGCCGAGGCGCTGGGCGCCCCCCAGCTCACGGGCTCCACCCCGGTGCCCGAGCGTGAGCGGCTCTACCAGGAGTTCCGCGACGGCACGACGAAGGTGCTCGTGGTGTCGAAGGTCGCCAACTTCTCGGTCGACCTGCCGGAGGCGACCGTCGCCATCCAGGTGTCGGGCTCCTTCGGCTCGCGCCAGGAGGAGGCCCAGCGCCTCGGCCGGCTGCTGCGGCCCAAGGAGTCGGGCCTGCCCGCGAACTTCTACACGCTCGTGGCGCGCGACACCGTCGACCAGGACTTCGCCCAGAACCGGCAGCGCTTCCTCGCCGAGCAGGGCTACAGCTACACGATCCTCGACGCGCACGAGCTGGCCGCGTAG
- the serC gene encoding phosphoserine transaminase, giving the protein MPDIQIPQNLLPLDGRFGCGPSKVRPEQLAHLQANAALFGTSHRQKPVKALVGRVRSGLAELFRLPEGYEVLLGNGGSTAFWDAAAFSLIERRSENLTFGEFGAKFAQAAAAPFLEAPHVISAPGGSRAEVEVLEGVDVYAWPHNETSTGVMAPVARVHGDAGALTVIDATSAAGGVDFDVAETDLYYFAPQKNFASDGGLWFSLASPAAIERIERIAASGRWIPEFLSLKNAVDNSRLDQTLNTPAIATLLLMEAQLDWLNGNGGLAFADARTRESSQHLYAWAEERAFATPFVTEPDHRSQVVVTIDFDESIDAAQIAATLRANGVVDTEPYRKLGRNQLRVATFAAIDPDDVRALTASIDYVVGAL; this is encoded by the coding sequence GTGCCGGACATCCAGATCCCCCAGAACCTCCTCCCCCTCGACGGCCGCTTCGGCTGCGGACCGTCCAAGGTGCGCCCGGAGCAGCTCGCCCACCTGCAGGCGAACGCCGCGCTGTTCGGCACCTCGCACCGGCAGAAGCCCGTGAAGGCGCTCGTCGGCCGGGTGCGCAGCGGCCTCGCCGAGCTGTTCCGCCTGCCGGAGGGCTACGAGGTGCTGCTCGGCAACGGCGGCTCGACCGCGTTCTGGGATGCCGCCGCCTTCTCCCTCATCGAGCGGCGCAGCGAGAACCTGACCTTCGGCGAGTTCGGTGCGAAGTTCGCCCAGGCCGCCGCCGCCCCGTTCCTCGAGGCGCCGCACGTCATCTCGGCCCCCGGCGGTTCGCGCGCCGAGGTGGAGGTGCTCGAGGGCGTCGACGTGTACGCCTGGCCGCACAACGAGACCTCGACCGGCGTCATGGCGCCCGTCGCCCGCGTGCACGGGGATGCCGGCGCGCTGACCGTGATCGACGCGACGAGCGCCGCGGGCGGCGTCGACTTCGACGTCGCCGAGACCGACCTCTACTACTTCGCCCCGCAGAAGAACTTCGCGAGCGACGGCGGGCTGTGGTTCAGCCTCGCGAGCCCGGCCGCGATCGAGCGGATCGAGCGGATCGCCGCATCCGGCCGGTGGATCCCCGAGTTCCTGAGCCTGAAGAACGCGGTCGACAACTCGCGCCTGGACCAGACCCTCAACACCCCGGCCATCGCGACGCTGCTGCTCATGGAGGCGCAGCTCGACTGGCTGAACGGCAACGGCGGTCTCGCGTTCGCGGATGCGCGCACGCGCGAGTCGTCGCAGCACCTGTACGCCTGGGCCGAGGAGCGCGCCTTCGCGACCCCGTTCGTGACCGAGCCCGACCACCGCTCGCAGGTCGTCGTGACGATCGACTTCGACGAGTCGATCGACGCCGCACAGATCGCCGCGACCCTGCGCGCGAACGGCGTCGTCGACACCGAGCCGTACCGCAAGCTCGGCCGCAACCAGCTGCGCGTGGCGACCTTCGCGGCGATCGACCCGGACGACGTCCGCGCCCTCACGGCCTCCATCGACTACGTCGTCGGGGCGCTCTAG